A window of Oncorhynchus tshawytscha isolate Ot180627B linkage group LG10, Otsh_v2.0, whole genome shotgun sequence contains these coding sequences:
- the LOC112260414 gene encoding integrin beta-1 isoform X2: protein MDLKLLSIATLLGILCFCSAQQEGSDCIKANAQSCGECIQVAEKCGWCTDADFLKQGESKSARCDELKSLITKGCSKAKIENPRGSISIDKDKPVTNRKKDVAEKLKPDQITQIQPQKLSLNLRSGEAQTFKLKFKRAEDYPIDLYYLMDLSFSMKDDLENVKNLGTDLMREMQEITSDFKIGFGSFVEKTVMPYISTTPARLLNPCTSNENCTSPFSYKNVLKLTENGQQFNSLVSKQQISGNLDSPEGGFDAIMQVAVCGDAIGWRNVTRLLVFSTDAGFHFAGDGKLGGIVLPNDGKCHLENNMYTMSHYYDYPSIAHLVQKLSDNNIQTIFAVTEEFQPVYKELKNLIPKSAVGTLSSNSSNVIKLIIDSYNSLSSEVILENNKVPEGVSIKYKSICKNGVVGTGENGRKCSNISIGDEVSFDITIESQKCPSQGKSETIRIKPLGFNEDVEIVLNFICECECSKGGEPLSKICHNGNGTFECGACRCNEGRIGRLCECSTDEVRTDDLDGNCRKDNGTDICSNNGDCVCGTCECKKRENPEERYSGKFCDCDNFNCDRSNNKLCGGHGRCECRVCICDANYTGSACDCSLDTSTCLAANKQICNGRGTCECGVCKCTNPKFQGPTCEICPTCPGVCAEHKECVQCRAFETGEKKDTCQRDCSYFNLIRVKDRDKLPQPADQSYPLSHCKERDANDCWFYYTYAVRNDTMREVYVVETLECPAGPDIIPIVAGVVAGIVLIGLALLLIWKLLMIIHDRREFAKFEKEKMNAKWDTGENPIYKSAVTTVVNPKYEGK from the exons GACTTCCTGAAGCAGGGAGAGTCTAAGTCAGCTCGCTGTGATGAGCTGAAGTCCCTGATCACGAAGGGCTGCAGTAAGGCCAAGATCGAGAACCCCCGGGGCAGTATCTCCATCGACAAGGACAAGCCCGTCACCAACCGCAAGAAGGACGTGGCCGAGAAGCTGAAGCCTGACCAGATCACTCAGATCCAGCCCCAGAAACTCAGCCTCAACCTCCGATCTG GTGAGGCCCAGACGTTTAAGTTGAAGTTCAAGCGGGCAGAGGACTACCCCATCGACCTCTACTACTTGATGGACCTCTCTTTCTCCATGAAAGACGATTTGGAGAACGTCAAGAACCTGGGGACTGACCTGATGCGTGAGATGCAGGAGATCACGTCAGACTTCAAGATTG GTTTCGGCTCATTTGTGGAGAAGACTGTGATGCCCTACATCAGCACCACCCCAGCCAGGCTGTTGAACCCCTGCACGAGCAATGAGAACTGCACCAGCCCTTTCAGCTATAAGAATGTGCTCAAGTTGACCGAGAATGGGCAGCAGTTCAACAGCCTGGTCAGCAAGCAGCAGATCTCTGGAAACCTGGACTCCCCTGAGGGAGGCTTCGATGCCATCATGCAGGTGGCGGTCTGTGGG GATGCCATTGGCTGGAGGAACGTCACTCGTCTGCTGGTGTTCTCCACTGACGCTGGGTTCCACTTTGCTGGAGACGGCAAACTGGGCGGCATCGTTCTGCCCAACGATGGAAAGTGTCATCTGGAAAACAACATGTACACCATGAGCCATTACTAC GACTATCCCTCCATTGCCCATTTGGTCCAGAAACTGAGCGACAACAACATTCAGACAATTTTTGCAGTTACTGAGGAATTCCAGCCGGTTTACAAGGAACTGAAGAATCTCATCCCCAAGTCAGCAGTAGGAACCCTGTCCTCCAACTCCAGCAACGTCATCAAGCTCATTATCGATTCTTACAAT TCTCtttcatctgaagtcattctggAGAACAACAAGGTGCCTGAAGGTGTGTCCATAAAATACAAGTCCATCTGCAAGAATGGCGTGGTTGGTACGGGAGAGAACGGAAGAAAATGCTCTAACATCTCCATTGGAGATGAG GTGTCCTTTGACATTACCATCGAGTCCCAGAAGTGTCCATCTCAAGGCAAGTCAGAGACCATTAGGATCAAGCCGCTGGGTTTCAATGAGGATGTGGAGATTGTCCTCAACTTCATCTGCGAATGTGAATGTTCCAAAGGCGGAGAACCTCTCAGCAAGATCTGCCACAATGGCAACGGGACCTTTGAGTGTGGAGCCTGCAG GTGCAACGAAGGACGTATCGGCAGACTGTGTGAGTGCAGCACAGATGAGGTGAGGACAGACGACCTGGACGGTAACTGTCGGAAGGACAACGGTACAGACATCTGCAGCAACAacggagactgtgtgtgtggaacTTGTGAGTGTAAGAAGAGGGAGAACCCCGAAGAACGGTACAGTGGGAAATTCTGCGACTGTGACAACTTCAACTGTGACCGCTCCAACAACAAACTCTGTGGAG GACATGGGCGTTGTGAGTGCAGGGTGTGTATCTGCGATGCCAACTACACAGGCAGCGCCTGCGACTGTTCACTGGACACCTCCACCTGCCTGGCAGCCAACAAGCAGATATGTAATGGCCGGGGCACCTGCGAGTGTGGCGTCTGCAAATGCACCAACCCCAAGTTCCAGGGTCCCACCTGTGAGatctgccccacctgccccgGAGTCTGCGCTGAGCACAA GGAGTGTGTTCAGTGCCGGGCCTTTGAAACCGGAGAGAAGAAGGACACGTGTCAGAGGGACTGCAGCTATTTCAACCTGATCAGAGTGAAGGATCGGGACAAGCTGCCCCAACCAGCCGACCAATCCTACCCCCTATCCCACTGTAAGGAGAGGGACGCCAACGACTGCTGGTTCTACTACACCTACGCCGTCAGGAACGACACAATGAGGGAGGTCTACGTGGTCGAGACTCTGG AGTGCCCAGCGGGCCCTGACATCATCCCCATCGTGGCTGGCGTGGTGGCGGGCATTGTGCTCATTGGCCTGGCCCTACTGCTCATCTGGAAGCTGCTCATGATCATCCACGACCGCAGAGAGTTCGCCAAGTTCGAGAAGGAGAAGATGAACGCCAAATGGGACACG GGTGAGAATCCCATCTACAAGAGTGCTGTAACAACTGTTGTCAATCCAAAATACGAGGGAAAATGA
- the LOC112260414 gene encoding integrin beta-1 isoform X1, with translation MDLKLLSIATLLGILCFCSAQQEGSDCIKANAQSCGECIQVAEKCGWCTDADFLKQGESKSARCDELKSLITKGCSKAKIENPRGSISIDKDKPVTNRKKDVAEKLKPDQITQIQPQKLSLNLRSGEAQTFKLKFKRAEDYPIDLYYLMDLSFSMKDDLENVKNLGTDLMREMQEITSDFKIGFGSFVEKTVMPYISTTPARLLNPCTSNENCTSPFSYKNVLKLTENGQQFNSLVSKQQISGNLDSPEGGFDAIMQVAVCGDAIGWRNVTRLLVFSTDAGFHFAGDGKLGGIVLPNDGKCHLENNMYTMSHYYDYPSIAHLVQKLSDNNIQTIFAVTEEFQPVYKELKNLIPKSAVGTLSSNSSNVIKLIIDSYNSLSSEVILENNKVPEGVSIKYKSICKNGVVGTGENGRKCSNISIGDEVSFDITIESQKCPSQGKSETIRIKPLGFNEDVEIVLNFICECECSKGGEPLSKICHNGNGTFECGACRCNEGRIGRLCECSTDEVRTDDLDGNCRKDNGTDICSNNGDCVCGTCECKKRENPEERYSGKFCDCDNFNCDRSNNKLCGGHGRCECRVCICDANYTGSACDCSLDTSTCLAANKQICNGRGTCECGVCKCTNPKFQGPTCEICPTCPGVCAEHKECVQCRAFETGEKKDTCQRDCSYFNLIRVKDRDKLPQPADQSYPLSHCKERDANDCWFYYTYAVRNDTMREVYVVETLECPAGPDIIPIVAGVVAGIVLIGLALLLIWKLLMIIHDRREFAKFEKEKMNAKWDTQENPIYKSPINKFQNPSYGRKGVVL, from the exons GACTTCCTGAAGCAGGGAGAGTCTAAGTCAGCTCGCTGTGATGAGCTGAAGTCCCTGATCACGAAGGGCTGCAGTAAGGCCAAGATCGAGAACCCCCGGGGCAGTATCTCCATCGACAAGGACAAGCCCGTCACCAACCGCAAGAAGGACGTGGCCGAGAAGCTGAAGCCTGACCAGATCACTCAGATCCAGCCCCAGAAACTCAGCCTCAACCTCCGATCTG GTGAGGCCCAGACGTTTAAGTTGAAGTTCAAGCGGGCAGAGGACTACCCCATCGACCTCTACTACTTGATGGACCTCTCTTTCTCCATGAAAGACGATTTGGAGAACGTCAAGAACCTGGGGACTGACCTGATGCGTGAGATGCAGGAGATCACGTCAGACTTCAAGATTG GTTTCGGCTCATTTGTGGAGAAGACTGTGATGCCCTACATCAGCACCACCCCAGCCAGGCTGTTGAACCCCTGCACGAGCAATGAGAACTGCACCAGCCCTTTCAGCTATAAGAATGTGCTCAAGTTGACCGAGAATGGGCAGCAGTTCAACAGCCTGGTCAGCAAGCAGCAGATCTCTGGAAACCTGGACTCCCCTGAGGGAGGCTTCGATGCCATCATGCAGGTGGCGGTCTGTGGG GATGCCATTGGCTGGAGGAACGTCACTCGTCTGCTGGTGTTCTCCACTGACGCTGGGTTCCACTTTGCTGGAGACGGCAAACTGGGCGGCATCGTTCTGCCCAACGATGGAAAGTGTCATCTGGAAAACAACATGTACACCATGAGCCATTACTAC GACTATCCCTCCATTGCCCATTTGGTCCAGAAACTGAGCGACAACAACATTCAGACAATTTTTGCAGTTACTGAGGAATTCCAGCCGGTTTACAAGGAACTGAAGAATCTCATCCCCAAGTCAGCAGTAGGAACCCTGTCCTCCAACTCCAGCAACGTCATCAAGCTCATTATCGATTCTTACAAT TCTCtttcatctgaagtcattctggAGAACAACAAGGTGCCTGAAGGTGTGTCCATAAAATACAAGTCCATCTGCAAGAATGGCGTGGTTGGTACGGGAGAGAACGGAAGAAAATGCTCTAACATCTCCATTGGAGATGAG GTGTCCTTTGACATTACCATCGAGTCCCAGAAGTGTCCATCTCAAGGCAAGTCAGAGACCATTAGGATCAAGCCGCTGGGTTTCAATGAGGATGTGGAGATTGTCCTCAACTTCATCTGCGAATGTGAATGTTCCAAAGGCGGAGAACCTCTCAGCAAGATCTGCCACAATGGCAACGGGACCTTTGAGTGTGGAGCCTGCAG GTGCAACGAAGGACGTATCGGCAGACTGTGTGAGTGCAGCACAGATGAGGTGAGGACAGACGACCTGGACGGTAACTGTCGGAAGGACAACGGTACAGACATCTGCAGCAACAacggagactgtgtgtgtggaacTTGTGAGTGTAAGAAGAGGGAGAACCCCGAAGAACGGTACAGTGGGAAATTCTGCGACTGTGACAACTTCAACTGTGACCGCTCCAACAACAAACTCTGTGGAG GACATGGGCGTTGTGAGTGCAGGGTGTGTATCTGCGATGCCAACTACACAGGCAGCGCCTGCGACTGTTCACTGGACACCTCCACCTGCCTGGCAGCCAACAAGCAGATATGTAATGGCCGGGGCACCTGCGAGTGTGGCGTCTGCAAATGCACCAACCCCAAGTTCCAGGGTCCCACCTGTGAGatctgccccacctgccccgGAGTCTGCGCTGAGCACAA GGAGTGTGTTCAGTGCCGGGCCTTTGAAACCGGAGAGAAGAAGGACACGTGTCAGAGGGACTGCAGCTATTTCAACCTGATCAGAGTGAAGGATCGGGACAAGCTGCCCCAACCAGCCGACCAATCCTACCCCCTATCCCACTGTAAGGAGAGGGACGCCAACGACTGCTGGTTCTACTACACCTACGCCGTCAGGAACGACACAATGAGGGAGGTCTACGTGGTCGAGACTCTGG AGTGCCCAGCGGGCCCTGACATCATCCCCATCGTGGCTGGCGTGGTGGCGGGCATTGTGCTCATTGGCCTGGCCCTACTGCTCATCTGGAAGCTGCTCATGATCATCCACGACCGCAGAGAGTTCGCCAAGTTCGAGAAGGAGAAGATGAACGCCAAATGGGACACG CAAGAGAATCCTATATACAAGAGCCCTATAAATAAGTTCCAGAATCCAAGCTATGGGCGTAAAGGCGTGGTCCTATAA